The genome window GGTTTCTCGCTGACCTTGTGCAGCTCCTGGCTGAGCATCAGAGGTTTCGGTGCTGCCTGTGCCGGTGTGGGGCAGGCGCCGCAGCATCTGACgccttctgcttctcttccagCTTGGACGGCGGGGAGCTCTTCAGCAGAATTCAGGACAGGGGAGACCAGGCCTTCACCGAACGGGGTATGGAGCCCACTGGGATCTGGAGTTCTGTCTTTGGACCATGGCTCGATGTGTACAGGAGTGTCTCTGGCCCAGCCCGTTCCTCAATCGCTGGTTTGAACCCCCAGCAAGGCTTTGCACGTGGGGAATGAGGAATGTGGGTGTGAGCGGCTCTGCTTTGTGAGCTCACTTGAGAGCAGGGTTAGGGGCTGTTTTCTCAGCTGCTCCTGAGCCCCATCCATCCCACGCCAGCACATGCCGGAGCTTCAGCGATCTCCAGGAACACCTCCCTCCCTCAAAAGATGAAGTCCAGGGGCTGTGCTTCTCATAAATCTCatccccctctgctcttgtggccaGGAAAAGTCTCCGCACGGCTGAGACCCTGAGCCTGATGCCCCCTTGGCTTCCCGTCCTATGGGGAAAGCTTTCCCAGGTGGTTTCCCTGCAGATTTGGGGTCCCCAGAGCCAGCCCCTCCTTGGGGCTCATGCTGTTGGGTATAGGGGTCAGGGATGgagcctgccccatcccttcccatggGAGTTGGTCTCCCATTTGCTGTGTGCTCCTGACCCAGGGGTGGGGGCCGCAGGGTGCTTTGCTTGAAGAAGTTTCCTCTGCTTCAGGTAGAGGAAACCCCTTTGGCCTGAGCCAGGCTATTTGGCCCCTGGCTTGTGGAGCGGTGCTGGTGTTGCTTATAAAGGCTTCTGACGTTTGgcttgttggggttttcttttggcTTCAGAGGCTTCAGAGATAATGAAGAGCATTGGGGAAGCCATCCAGTACCTGCACTCCATCAACATTGCGCACCGGGACGTGAAGGTACCGTGCTGCACATCACCCAGTGGTGCTGAGCCCTGCTTGGTCTCAGGCAATGCCCAGCCTGCTCCGGCTCTTCTGCTCACATCATCTTTCCTGTGTTTCCACAGCCGGAAAACCTCTTGTACACCTCCAAAAGGCCCAACGCTGTGCTAAAACTCACGGACTTTGGCTTTGCTAAAGAAACCACCACGCACAACTCGTTGGCCACTCCGTGCTACACGCCCTACTACGTGGGTAAGTGGTTGGGGGGGTCTAAGCGTGTAGGTtcgcagggctggaggaggtttAGATGGTCCAACGTGCAGCCCATCACCTCTGCATCCAGCCTGGAGCCTTCATCGCTGCGTGGTGTTGGGGGCAACTCCTATCTGGGATGCTTGGGactggctgctgcagggtttGGTGCTCGCTGGTGCAtgcagcctgcagctcctgcctctgctgcctgcatggCCGTGCTGCAGCTCCATGGGATGCTCAGATCCCTCTCTCCTGGTGCTGCCTCTTGGGCTCAGcactttgtttctctctttacCAGCCCCGGAGGTGCTGGGCCCAGAGAAGTACGACAAGTCCTGCGACATGTGGTCCCTTGGAGTCATCATGTACATTCTGTAAGTCCAGTGGCTCCTTCTCCATCCTGCCATGGTCAGAAGGAGGGATACAGCTTctgagctggctgctggggctgagcctttcctggctgtgctgttcttgctcccagcactgctctgtgccCCTCGGGTGCTGTTTTGGGCTGACGCTGACTCTGTGCTCCCTCTCCTGGTGCAGGCTCTGCGGGTACCCCCCCTTCTACTCCAACCACGGCCTGGCCATCTCGCCTGGCATGAAGAAGCGAATCCGAATGGGCCAGTACGAGTTCCCCAATCCTGAGTGGTCCGAAGTGTCGGAGGAAGGTAAACGTGGTCCCCAAGCTGAGGTGTCCCTTTGGGGTCAGCTCTGTGTCCAGCAGCGTGGGGCACGGCGTGGGGCACGGCGTGGGGCACGGCGTGGGGCACCTCTTGGTGGAGCAGCATCTTCAAGAGGCTTTTGCTGAAGGGTTTGGTCAGGGGGAGCTCTGTGGCATGGAGAGGATGGGGGTGTGTGGTGTCATTTTGGGGCTGCTGGCTCAGGTTTGGAACATGGGGAAAgccctgctgggagctgctaaTGCACAAACCCTTCCAGTTAAGCAGCTGATCCGCAACCTGCTGAAGACGGACCCGACTCAGCGCATGACGATAACGGAGTTCATGAACCACCCCTGGATCATGGCAAGTGCGGGgttggggaggtggggggatgaggatgaggatgaggctggggatggggatggggtggggatgaggatggggatggggtggggatgaggatggggatggggtggggatgaggatggggatggggtggggatgaggatggagcagggatgggagggAACGCTTGTGGCTTTCAACTCACGCTCCTCCGCTCTCTCAATAGCAATCCATGCAGGTGCCCCAGACCCCACTGCACACCAGCCGTGTCCTGAAAGAGGAGAAGGATCTGTGGGAGGATGTGAAGGTAAAAACCTCTCTTGCCTCCGAAACACTCTGCACCCCGGGTACCACAAGGGGACTGCCCTCTTGTGCCTTCTCAATACAAACCAGGCTCATTCGGGCTCGGTGCATCCTGGGGAGATCAGTGCTTGGGAGGGGGCTGCAGTAACTGGTAGTGGAGCATTCAGCCCCTGGTGCAGCTCAGTCCCATGGCGGAGGGGGGATAACCTGCCCTGGGGATCCGGGAGGGCTGTGCCCATGCAGGGCTATGCTGATGGGGCTGCCTCCTTACCCGCAGGAGGAGATGACGAGCGCCTTGGCCACCATGCGAGTGGACTACGAGCAGATCAAGATCAAGAAGATCGAAGATTCCTCCAACCCTTTGCTGATGAAGAGGCGGAAGAAAGCAAACCCCACGGAGCCTGCTGCGCTGCCCCACTGAGGGTGCCCCGCGCCCGCCCGCCCTCCACAAAGcaataactatatatatatattttttaaggaaaacacaaaaaaagactGTTCTATGAGCGCATGGAATTCAGACCTTTATACCAGACTAGTTATTTTTAGCTACTCACCTGTGTTTCTGACCTTCCTGGTAAGATTCCCCCCTTAAATCAGATCCACACACACTGCGGCCGGGGCTTTGTCCTATAAGTGAAATCCGGCTGGTAATTGGAGTGTATCTTCTGTTGTGAAACGGTTTTGATGctgattttcttcctgttccttCCTCTCCAAAGACCTGACAGTTCCTGTGGTGACCTTTTTAGGGTATAgaactataaatattttttaaagactaCTGTAGAGCTGAAAGACAGCGTGGTCCCTGTGTGGATGCTGGCTAGAGATGGGCTCCAGGCTTgggagtgggatggggaaggagagcTGCCTTCTCCCTCGTCCTGCTGTGCGTGGCAGGGCTGGCATGGGAGGGGGGGTCCCCGTGGCCACCGTGCTGCTTTGCTGGCCtggaaaactgctgcttttaaagcatGGTAGCCCAAAATCCCGCAGCTCCCTGACCTGGGAGCCCCGACGCCCCGCGAGTGCCGTCCGTGTcgctgtgtctgtgctggggTGTGTGTcgtggagctgctcctggcccccACGTCTGTACCTGTGCCTGGAATCCAGTTCTGACCTCAGGGGTGGGCAGGGGGGGGTGAGCAGGAGGCGGGTGCCCCACACACATCCTCCCCCCCTTGCTCTGCAGGGATGTGGGGAAAAGATGCTCCCCGGCCACATCTGCCTGCTCCCGCATCCCCCAGCCCCGGGGAGATGCTGCCCTGGGATAAGTGGGTGGCTTGGAGACGTGGTGGAGGCAATGCGGGGCCATAGCttgagctggggcagcagcagtgccccatccctggctggggctgggggtccTGCTGCCCCCCTTGctgcagctccatccctgccgcCAGCTCCCCAGGGCTTTGGGAGCGATGCTCTgctcccaggagcagggtggctGCTCGGGAGTCTTTAATCCATGAATTCTtcttattataattattatatttgtCATGATGTTTCACTGCGTTAAATGTGTTTGAATGGGGagaaaccaaaaaccaaacttTTTTTAAGGCAATGTTTTAGTTTTTAGGTGATCTTTTAGACACTGTGCGGATTTTGAATTTGCTTTATAAAAACTGGggtttatccttttttttttttttttttcctccttttttaattttatttttgtctgttggCTATACTAACCGTCCCAGTCTGCTCTTCAGCCCTTTGGATTAAAGACACTTAATGCGTCACCCGGTCTCTCCTCCTTGCTTGTGTGGCTGTGAAGGAGCACCCCGGTGCTGCGGGCTGGTGGTTGCTCTCCTTCATGGCTTGATGAAGTTGCTTTTTACCTCCCAAGAGGTAAAAGAGCTCTTGGGTCTTTTAACCCAGCCCAAGAGGCTGAGCTCTGTAAGGTTTTCATTGGGGATGCAGCACTTTGGTCCTTGCACAATCCCTTTGCTTGGGGATGGTCGGTTGAGATGTGCCTGTGTCTGTAGTTTCCTCCCAACCTGGGCTGGTTCTGGGgatgtgggatgcaggatgTGACTGTGGCCATGGGTGCTGCGCCTGGGTGCCTGCAGGGGGAAGTGTGCATCCGGCTGTGGGTGCTCGGTGCAGGGGACTGGTTCCTGCCGTCACCTCTGTGCTGGCAGCCCCGCGGTGCTGCATTGGGGTTTTGGCTGCTGGTACCAGTGCTGGCCGTGCGCGCTTGAGCCCAGatcccccccgtgtgctgggtgcacccccagagcgtgagcagcagctcagggaggggatcctgccccctCTGttgggctctggggagacccccctgcatcctgcatccagctctggggcagcagcacaagagggatctggagctgctggagagagggcagaggaggccacggagatgctgcgagggctggagcagctctgctctggagccaggctgagagagctgggctggggcagcctggacaagagaaggctcctgaaggggagaccttaaaaGATGAGGGGCCTGCCAGTGtcccaagttggatggggcttgggcaTTGGCCATCTCCGGCAAACGGCTTGTATCTGTCAGGAGGAAATGTTTGAGTTGCCTTAGGAAAGCCTGGTAGGCAGCATCTCCTTATGGTGCTTTGAATGCATGTGCGGAGCATGGTGTTGTGCTGTCCTTGCGCAGGGTGGAAGAGCTCAGGTTAGTGTAAGCTTGCTCATGTAATTGGTGGGACATGGGGTACAGTGGTGGCCCTGTGAGACCCCTCACCCTGCGCATCCTGTATCCCAAAGAAATCTGTCTGGAATTGTGTGCAGTGATTCTCAAGGTGTAAATGGTGCTGAGCTGCCTGAGGGCTCTAAACCAGGCTGTCACCTCCCCTCtgagaatcccagcctggtttgggttggaagggaccttaaagctcctccagctccaacccctgccccgggcagggaccccttccactggagcagcttgctccaagcccctgtgtccaacctggccttgagcactgccagggatggggcagccacagcttctctgggcaccctgtgccagcgcctcagcaccctcacagggaagagcttctgcctaagagctcagctcagtctcccctcgggcaggttcaagccattccccttggcctggccctacatcCCTGGTAAAAGCCTCTCCAGATCCCTTA of Lathamus discolor isolate bLatDis1 chromosome 19, bLatDis1.hap1, whole genome shotgun sequence contains these proteins:
- the MAPKAPK2 gene encoding MAP kinase-activated protein kinase 2, translated to MLSGAPPPPAGFPSPPPPQPPPPPPPAAPPHGPPPFPVKGGLLIRKNAITDDYKVTTQVLGLGINGKVLEIFSKKSGEKFALKMLQDCPKARREVELHWRASQCAHIVRIMDVYENLYQGRKCLLIVMECLDGGELFSRIQDRGDQAFTEREASEIMKSIGEAIQYLHSINIAHRDVKPENLLYTSKRPNAVLKLTDFGFAKETTTHNSLATPCYTPYYVAPEVLGPEKYDKSCDMWSLGVIMYILLCGYPPFYSNHGLAISPGMKKRIRMGQYEFPNPEWSEVSEEVKQLIRNLLKTDPTQRMTITEFMNHPWIMQSMQVPQTPLHTSRVLKEEKDLWEDVKEEMTSALATMRVDYEQIKIKKIEDSSNPLLMKRRKKANPTEPAALPH